GTCACCAATATAATAATAGGAATTAAAAATAAAGAAAGAACAGAATAGAACAGAACATTTTCCAGTAATATCTTAGAATTATTCCTCGTTACCCACCTTTTGAAGGGTGTAATATCCACTAAAATAGATGCCAATAAAGTATTAAAAACCCCATTTAACATTAGCTTTAACGTCACCAAAATAGTTGCAATCCAACTCATATCTAGCACAAAATGATACAAACATAAAGTGACCCATGCTCCAATCAAAAGCCAATAGGCACCATCAAGCAAGACAATATTTTTGTAATTCCTTTTCTCATAAAGGAATCCTAAAAAAAATGCTTCAACTGTGAAGATTATTACCGCATATGGATGCCCCCATAGGATAATCGTATAAAGACTCGAGATAAATCCTGCTAACAAACCATATTTCCACCCATATACACAAATCACAATTACTGTAACAATCGATCCGAATAAAAAGTCTACCCCTAGGAACAGGGAGACATGGAAACTACTTAATATATATCCCAATACAATAAAGAGCAGCGGTAGTGTCTTTTGAATCATAGCTTGTTTTCCCATATAACCCTCCTACACATGACGCAAAAGTCCTAGTTCTTTGTAATTGCAATCACCTACTATTCTTAATGATTATTAGACAGCATAACAAAACTTATCATATTTAACATTCTTTGACTCTCCTATGTGTCATTTAGACACATTCACCTACATTAATTGCTGGTTATAGTAGAATTGTTTTAGGATAATATACGAATATAAATTCCATATAGCAGGAGTGGAGATATGGCCGTTTCTTTACCGATTAATCAAATCAAACCTTACGACAAACTAGAGGAACCAGTCTATCAAAATCATACACTGGTGTTGCCAAAAGGAACGATATTAACCTCCCATCATATTGAAAAGTTACGAAACTGGAATATTCGGGAAGTAGTTATAGAAGAAGATGAAGAATCAAGATCTCTGTCTTCGGAGGGAGAACATTTATCACGGGAAAGGGTACATAATGAACAAGTTCATACAGAGGAAGTAAGCTTTTTACAACATATCTTTCATCAGGAACTAAATAAAATTGTAAATGAGAGAAGATATGGAGAATTACTTAAGTCTGATTATACCCTTAAGGAAGTCAGAGATTTATTTATTCAATTGTTACAAGAACCAACAACGAAACAACTGTTAATGAAGCTTTACTGCTATGATGAATATAGTTTCACACATTCAGTTGATGTATTTATATTAGGATATGTATTAGGGAAAAAAGTACAAATCACCGAGTTAAAACGATTCACAAAAGCTTGTATCCTACACGATATAGGAAAAGTAAAAATATCCTTACATATCCTTCAAAAAAGCACAAAACTCACACACCATGAATACGAAATCATTCAAAACCATACCATCAAAGGCGAACAACTAATGAAAGACTATGAATACAATCAACTCATAGTAGACTTAGCTCGCTTCCATCATGAAAGAGTAAACGGTACAGGTTATCCAGATCAACTAAGCAGAGAGAAAACTCCCATGTCAAAAGAATTACAGATGTTGATGATCATTGATGTGTATTCTGCGCTCACACTAGATAGGTCGTACCGTAATGCATTTTCAGCTTCTAAAGCACTAGCGATTATGTTAAATGAAAGGCAGAATTACGATGAAGTAATGTTATACCATTTCATTAACACACTTAAGGTGTACCCTAAGAAATCTCTTGTTCGGTTAAATACGGGTGAATTGGCCCATGTCATGGACGTACCAAAAGAACTACCCACTTTATGTATTATTAAAAAGACTAAAGATGAAACCGAATTCATGTTACCTGTTGATAAATCCATTTATATTAGCCACCTCGTAGCATGGAAAGATGATGATCGTTCACAGAAGAAAATAGAGTGGGAATACTTTTTAAATAGTATTCTTTATGAAGATGAATCTCAGGCTTTATATCATTTTAATCTTTTAGAAGATGGCTACCGAATCGAAAAAATTTACACCAATATATTCGAGCCAGCTTTACATGAAATTCATAGGCTTAAAGATGAAAAACAAATAAATAAAGCAGAATTGCACATTGGCATGTCAACACTATTAAAGGTCATGAACTACAAGCGTTATGAGTATTCTAAAGATCAGCTAAATTTCAAAGGAACCGTATTGGTAATTGGAGTTGGAAACAATGAGGTCATGATGAAAATTCACATTCTTACTGATTTATTGTCATCAACCGGATTTCGAGTGTTTAATATGGAGACACAAGATTTACAATCTTCGCTCCCGAAGGAAGAACTCATACAATATATAAAAGAACAGGAAATCTCTCACGTAGCCCTTACAGCTACAAGGCAAACCTGTCACGCTACATTAAAAACCGTAAAAAGATTAAAAGAAAAGATTC
This genomic stretch from Pontibacillus yanchengensis harbors:
- a CDS encoding HD domain-containing phosphohydrolase; protein product: MAVSLPINQIKPYDKLEEPVYQNHTLVLPKGTILTSHHIEKLRNWNIREVVIEEDEESRSLSSEGEHLSRERVHNEQVHTEEVSFLQHIFHQELNKIVNERRYGELLKSDYTLKEVRDLFIQLLQEPTTKQLLMKLYCYDEYSFTHSVDVFILGYVLGKKVQITELKRFTKACILHDIGKVKISLHILQKSTKLTHHEYEIIQNHTIKGEQLMKDYEYNQLIVDLARFHHERVNGTGYPDQLSREKTPMSKELQMLMIIDVYSALTLDRSYRNAFSASKALAIMLNERQNYDEVMLYHFINTLKVYPKKSLVRLNTGELAHVMDVPKELPTLCIIKKTKDETEFMLPVDKSIYISHLVAWKDDDRSQKKIEWEYFLNSILYEDESQALYHFNLLEDGYRIEKIYTNIFEPALHEIHRLKDEKQINKAELHIGMSTLLKVMNYKRYEYSKDQLNFKGTVLVIGVGNNEVMMKIHILTDLLSSTGFRVFNMETQDLQSSLPKEELIQYIKEQEISHVALTATRQTCHATLKTVKRLKEKIPNTTVAFIEHTSHERDENHLPHFDFHTTDLQTYIHFILSYKQNSGKEK